The Dioscorea cayenensis subsp. rotundata cultivar TDr96_F1 chromosome 16, TDr96_F1_v2_PseudoChromosome.rev07_lg8_w22 25.fasta, whole genome shotgun sequence sequence actttttttttaagtgctttggagagtaagttaagtgctttttaatgttttatgtttgggtAAACTAATGCAAAAGcacttttatatgtgtgaattGTTTGGATGTAGATTTTTAAAAGTGCTTTTAGGGGTgggaaattactaaaatgggcattcataagtttttattaaattactattatacattgttaataataattattattataataatgacttaatatattatgagcaaaataataataataagtaataattatcattattattattattattagaacttaatgtattatgattgtaataataattattattaattatcattattattattgttattattataacttaatgtattatgattataataataattattaattatcatcatcatcgtaATTACTATTATAATGTGttatgattataaaattattattataacttaggGCTAGAGATGGGGAAATGTTAGAAAAAAACATGGGCAATTTAGTAATTTTACAACCCACAAAACAGCTTTTGAAAAGTGCTTTTTTCAAAAGCACCAGTTGAGCAGCTTATGAAAAAAGCTGTATTTCAGCTTTTTTCACAGCTTCAGCTTTTTCCCAAAAGCCAACACAAACATGGTTTttaaaacccagaagtgctttttttataaaaaagcacttctgggctTTAAAAAAGCCATCCCAAACAAGCCCTTAGTCACAGATTGATTTTGTTCCTGAATGACCTTTTTTGGAAATTTGAGCAGCACCGGCGGGTTGACTATGTATCAACTTTCTTGGAGAAGCTCGTCTCTTGGGAAGCTGTATCATCCAGGCTTGAGATGGCAATGCAAAGAGCAGCGAAGAGagcaagagaagaagagaagaaaagaatggaGGAAGATGATATGATAATAGGGGACAAGAAAGCTATGGAGGTATACTTGAACAGTGATGAAGATTCTGAGACTGAATGATAACACATGCAATCTTTTTCAAAGATTCATTGACATAGTTTGAAGACTTTATTGCATGCCCGATACATATTGGGTTACAACACATCTGATTGCAACAGAGATGACCATGTTGTTCAACTTGTAACTGCATCTTTGTAAATGATTTTGGTTCCAGAAGCACAAAATGAAACTCCATTGtgtattaatttgttatattgaAGCACGGATGCTTGTTTGTGTTTCTCTTATATTGAAATCTCAAATATAAGCTCAGCCCAAGTGAGGGAGGGAGGGTGAATTGGTGTGAGCACTGAATCCAAGAGGACGCTCTCCTAGTCCCCAATAATTTTGTGGGACCAATGGAATAACACTAGTGAGTAGTGAATAGCCATAGAGGGAAGTGACGGtgtagtaaaaaataaataaataaataaataaataaacccagAAAGAAAGATCCGGGTTGGCAGACCTACATTTTTGACTTGATCAGCCTCCTGAGTCCTGAGACCTAACACACCTCTCTTTGCCCATCCAGCCTCAGCCTGGGCCCGGgcctcctttttctttattcataGTGGtctgaaaagaataaaaagtcCTTGCTTGGTACCCAAGCAATCTGtctaacaataaaatatatataattttcaaagaacCCGAAATAAGAGCTAAAGATAATAGtataattcattttattcaataaaattatgatttattcatatttatttaaaaaaaaaataaataaataatagtatagTATAGATAATAAAAGCACAACAATTTTTGCGGCTGTTTACAATAAAAATGGGCACAATGTTTGCACTACAGGTAAAGTAATGTCCCATCAGAAGAATTAAAAGCGACCAACTTTCTCGGTGGAACCATATCTTCATTGATCCATCAGAAAAGCAATAACACCTCATGGCAATCCAAAAGTGGTAAGTGAACAGGATGCAAAATATAACACTTTCAGTAGGCAAGCATAGCCGGCGCATAGCCGAGAAACTTTTGACACCGCCTGACATgctgaaccaaaaaaaaaaaaacagagcgTCTACAAGCACAaaatctttattatttaaaagaaagaaattgcaaAATAGAAAGTATCAATGATTAAGCTCCCTTACCATACAAGGCACAAAAGCTTTAATCAACAATGGTATTTTGtacatgcatttttcaaaatgaCTAGTAATTTCCTTGATGGACATTGGAGAgaaaagtttaataaaatagtATCACCCCCTTCACAATATTAGAACAGTAAAGGTTCCTTCcgcccatttttttttttttttaaagaaaaagaaaaaggttaaTATCTATCAGTCATTTAACAAATCTGGTGAGAAGTTATATGTGAAATCTATCTGGCAAATTCCATGCACTATCATGTTTCTTCTCGGGAGAATAAAAGAGAGCCCTGCTCATTTTCTACCTCAATCATTTCCAATTCCAAACTTTGCGAGGAAGTAAATATACATGTTAACTATATAAGGATTAATCACAGCAAAAAGGGATAAAAGTTGAATACATGACCTCACCTCATTAACATTAACTAATTAAACCCCCTGTGTGTGTGTATCCTACAACAGTTTCAGAGTCTTCATCACAACAAAACAGATTTAGTATTATATCATGCAACATAATACTTCCATCGATTGAAGCAAATGAACCCGAAAATTCTAGCAGTAAGATGAAAGAGCAATATTATTGAGCCCATTCGTCCATTTGAACAACACAACACAACACAACACAACACATGGGgataattaatttgtataatCCTCTGACAATCTGTGTTTGGATGGTCAAGCAAACCATACTTTTTAATCATGATAAGAATGGTGGGCAAGTGTCGAAACATATTTTGTCCAAATATTATGTCTCTGAAGCTGGAGCTGGAGCTGGAGCCTGAAGGCATCATGCAGTTTTCTGCGTAGATGCTGTGCTGACAGAACAACGTCAAGAGGAAAACAGAAAGaagtaaacaaacaaacaaacaaacaaaagaatccACATCTTGATTAATCAGACAGAGGCATGCTCACAGACATCGGATCGGAGATTACTTAGTAAATAAAACTAAGCAAGTCTTAAAAATTCGTTCGTCTGGCTTaagaaaaaagtgaagaaaaaaaatttgtcaaatTTCACTAACAAATTAACTTCCATATCCAACACTCTTGAAAATCAAGCTTCTGTATGACTCGTAGCATCAATAATTTCCGAGGCTTTAAATGGTTATTGTTTGAAGGTCTGATACCTCTGAAGTGAGACCAGACATGCAGGAATAAGAAACAAATATGCAAATAAAAGGAAGTAATTCATAATCACGGAATTCACCAATGCAACGGAACAAAGGTTAGATCTTCTGATCAAAAGACAAGCCCCTTCTCTAggaattcaacaaaaaaaaaaaattatttaaaaaaagagcaTCATTTCAAGCTTGTACATTTCAAATCAAAGTTCACGCTGAAACGTAGAAGAAGCAGATGGAAAATCCTAAGAGATGTTGAGGATTCAAATATCTGAAATAAGTTCCAATGTGCAAAACCAAAGAAAGTTAGAAAGCTTCCGCGAAAATTTAAGCCTTACTTGGCCAGAAGAATGATTGATACTAAAAAGTTTCACGCGGAGTAATTCAAGTAGTAAGTAAAATCAACTGAAATAAccgtaaataaataaataaaaaaagagaccTTTGTTTTCCGTGCAGCGATAAGATTTAAACAGGAAGGAATTCGATCAGGCGAGGTGACCTCCCAAATCCGAAATCATTAATTGAATCAAAAGGTAATCAGAAGAAATTAAGATCCAACCTTTGGCTATGGATTAATTAGGGTATGCAGCAAATGCAAACTTGCAAAAAAAAAGTGAGATATATCGCTGGCCGGCTCCGATTCAGTTGATGCAAGGCGGGATCCGGACGACCACGAAGGGATCGAAGGCATTCCCGACCTGCACCAAGCGAATCAGAGCCCACCGCGACTCAAAGGAGTGTCAACGTAGCACAATAAAACGAGAGAAACCCTAGTCCCGCAGCTCCCTTCCCTCTGCACAGCACTCTTAATTTGTTTCTCATGTGGGGTTGCGGGCGCTGGGTTGGAGTGGATGAGCACTGCTTGTGCTTCGTGGGAAGCTACTATTTATAGGATCGATGGAGGGACCAGATCGAGACACGTGTCCCACATCCGACTTTAGCACTTTTTTTCGCAAAGAAGACTGagataattgtttatttatttatttatttatttatttatgtataatgCTTTGCCAACTTTAAAAGAGGATGTATAGTTATGAAAGAGATTATCAAATATGAGTAATTAAAATATACATGGGAAGAGATGATATAATTAGTTGTTGCGTATTTGAGGCAGTGTGTTATAATAACATAACATAACATGCATTAATTTTGGCATTGGTTGTCATATAACTATTTTTGGTTGGAGGACAAATGGAGATTTGTAGACAAACAATCTATATTTTTGCAAATGGGCGGATGCAAGTCAGGTTTCCTTGTGGACAAAAGTCGCTTTCAATGGAACAGCTGCATTCTATCAATCAATGTCATGTCATGTGTTAATATAACACAacactcttttgttttttctgatttcttattcttctacTACTTTTAAATTGGTTTGCCTCTCTAGAGTTAATTAATAGGAATACTATAtatcctattattattattattattattgtaatttgtaaACATGCAAGGTACCTTCCAATCAATGCCTGGGTGCCATCTTTTTTTCAAGCCCGCAACACACAATTGTCAAAAAAGCAAGCAAAGTTGAGGCTACTTTTCTATCTTTTCTGGTTGCAATTATTGACTAAACTATAAAACTTACATCTCGAAATGATATTGTAGGGCGACACCTGGCAATAGGTAGAAGCTTCAAGTATATATACATGCTGCAACAAAACAACCATGGTTTCCtctagtgtatatatatatatggtactTACGTACACAAATGCATATATGTTAATTGCATGCATGAATGacatatgtacatatatttatatctacacacacacataccaGGTCCAGGAATGGCAGACATGTGATGAGAAAATGGCATCCATGACCAAGGCACACTCTAGacacactaataataatattaaaggCTAGCTATCTGAGAATGGATTCATTGGTCTTTTTCAAAGGCATGGACATAATGGTAATCCATCCAAGCAGTGCATGTATATATCATGTATTGTGGAGATGGAGGGGCTTGGCATGAGCTGTGTGCTTCTGACctgttctttctttatttgataGAACAAATGAAGTCATTTATAGCCAAAAAAGGATCAGGATGATAATCGGACTGCTGCATTAATTTGCATTGCATGggaatgaattaattaaatgaaagatATTAGATATGCAAGCATATATGTGTTTGTGCGCGCGCATAGAACAAACAAAGTACGCATCATGTGAGAATGGGCAGGAAGGAATATAAGCATAAGTAAGtaaagtgtgtgtgtgtatatatatatatatataatataaccaTAGAACAGTGAGACAGGCAGATGCTTCATGCTTTGATGAATATGCTGGCACACATAACACCACACACATGTACTCATTCGCATATACATACACATGTACATCTGGTAGCCTCTCCCATTCAGCATCCCTCACTCTGCTCCTCTgaacaaatattaaaaagtgAGGACAGGCCCCTGACGATTCCATTCATATGCCAGTCCAGCACATGCTgccttcacttttttttttaccctcgCGTCTGCATCTTCTACTGTGTTTTAGCCATGTAAAGTTACGCAATTCACAACAtacaacaatattatatatatatatatatatatgtataaatattatatttgagAAGGACAGCAAGCCCCTCTCTCTTAATCTTTATGCATAGGTAGGTGAAGGAGACACATGTCAGcaggggcggaaccaagggggggcgagcgggggcttcagccccccctcGGCTCTGGTGAGGTTGTTTTCCGGCACCGTTGAAGTTAggctttttatataaattaatattagataatattttgtttgtatgtAATTATTATGTAATCTCAATGTGCTAGAGTGGCCGGTGAGAATTTGATGGTTAGAGCCCACCCAGGTTCAATTCTCTTAAGTTGCTTGAACTTTTGatattattactaattaaaaacaagtttttttattttttaaaaattactgaaaatttaaaaaaaaataaggaaaaaattaaattgataatgagggattgaaatttcaaattttcattaaaatttatggataatattaataaaatttataaaaaaaaatttaataattaaaaaaattaagttgataatgggTTTgcaatattaagtttttttgatacttttactaattaaaaaaacaagttttcttatttttcaaaaatgttgctttaaattttaaattttaaaaaaatttaaggtaaaaaaattaaattgataatgaggcattgaaatttcaaatttttcaataaaaaaatttatgaataatattaataaaatttataaaaaaataatttaataattttaaaaattaagttgataatgggTTGTCGTGTTAAGTTTTTTTGACGAGTTTACTAATTAacaagttttcttatttttaaaaagttgccaaaattttaaattttataaaaatttaagggaaaaaaattaagttgataatgtggcattcaaatttcaaattttcaataaaaagtttctgaataatattaatagaatttataaaaataatttaatattttttttaacaaattaagttgatgatgtggCATGGCAAATATAAATTAGTTGTTATAATATAATACTATACATGTTAGAGTGCTTGAatgattgtttagttgtttagttgaacataattgtttttttagttaGATACATCATGACAACAATAGTAGTTCAAATTATAGTTAATGTTCTTTTTTTCACTATAGGTATATTCAAATTGTAGTTATATTATTGAACTATTTTTTTActgtagataattattttatttgataatttttttacactttCACTTCAGCCCCCCTACCGGTAAGttctggttccgccactgcATGTCAACAAGTTCAAATGAGTGgttacatacatacatacatacatacatctggCCACCACGCATGATTACCCTTTTACAACTTTAGCAGCAGCATGATCAGCAGATGCTCATCTGCAAACTCCTTCCTCAAAGGTATTAGATTATATGAGTAGGGAAATATTTGGTGGGTCTCTCACAAATTCCAAGGGAGGGAGTGagcttaaaaacaaataataataataaaacaattaaaaaaaactctcactaCTGCATATATCATATATGGGAAGAGATAAGACCGTGAGTGAGGGCCTCACACGCCTGTGGATCACGTTGCAAACTCAAAATATGTTTATGCCTTTCTTTTTATGGAATAATTAAACTACGGCCGACCATATCATATCCTTCATATATGCCATACCCAATATGTCAAGGTAGCTTTGCCCAGATATGCATGTTAAATGTTAAATATATGTTAATCGTATGGGGCTGGTAATTAATGCTACCTAGTTAATTAGCCATCTGATTACATTTTACGTACCCTTGCAGAAAGAACTCGACGCAACTAAATATGAACCTGTTGTGTGTGCCGCTTGATAATATATAGCAGGCAGCAGAACAACATGTTCTTCCAAGATAAAGAAACCATTATTGTCCTTGTCATTCTAATTAgaaatcattatttcatctgCCATCTACCTCCTCCATCTGCAATATTGATTATCTGGGGGCTAACTAGcgcacacaaacacacacaaacattcAATTAGATGCTTGAGAATCACCCAATAAACCAACTGATAACATTGTCATGTAACAAGGCAAACATATGTATCACCTACGTATGttgctatttttattgttaCATCATGCATATTTTGCTTGTGCCACCCCATGTAGGCATGAACCTCCCCCTCCAGGCATGCTCTAAGTTTATGCTTATTTTGAACTCTTCCTTGCATGTAGATGTAGGCAATGAGTAATAACACCAATTCAACCGGTTAATTTAAGGCAACAGGACAAATATGAAAATCAAACTCTCTAGTCTTTCTGTTCAGAATTTCTTCGCTTTCATGGGTGAACATAACAATGTTGGTGCATTTCTTCATTTGCAACTCTCATGCACAAGGAGGTTACTTACCATCTAGATATAGAGCCATTGAATTATACCTCACTTGAATAAGAATCTGCGActccacaaatattttttttcctttaaaatatGAGGTCCTCTTGGCACACCCAactaaagaataaaatttttgtaggTAAGGTAGTCACACaaacagaacaaaaaaaaaaagcctcaaCTTTAGTGAACAGAATTTTGggagaaaaacataaatatacatatgtataaccaaagaaaaacaaatttatatatatgctatttaCGAAACAGTAACACGGAGACAAATGCCTTGGATAGTACACTAAAAGTTCCTGGAGAAAAACTTCGTAAATGAGCACTATCATTGATTAAGCAGTGAGGATGATAATCACAATCAATAGCACAACACCAATAACTACCAACAAGAGGCACATCTGCATAAACCAAACAGAATTAGGCTGCCACTAGGCCAAATGAACTAATAACATCAACAGAAGGAAAAATAATCCATGGCATACCAGAGAAGAATTTGATTTCTGTGTTTTCGCTGCTTTGGAAAGCTGGCTTTTTGCTTGCACAGTTGCAGCTGAAGAATTCTCAATGTTGGAGTCAATGTCATCTGCCACAGACATGCTCATTAATAATCAAGAAGttacaaatatcaaataaaaatacaagtttGCATGAACTCACCAATCATAATGCCTTGGTCGTGAACCAGGACAGCAAGGTCCTTGAATATTTCATTGACTTCACCAATTTGTTGTTGTATTTCTTGTATTCCCTGCTCTCTCTCCTCAATTATAGCCTCATTAAAAACAATCTCATTATCCAGCTGCAGTATTTCTTGTCTACAGAAACATAAAagacaagaaattaaacaaCTATTATGTGCGTTCTTTTCCATAGGCGACAAACAATGGGCTATTGCAATCCTAACATGAACCATAAATTTATGAGACATTAGGAACAGATAAATCCTAATAAGAGATTACACTATGACAAAAGTTTCAAAATCATAAACCTCCTTTCGTCCACTGGCGAGAACAAAACCCCGAGGATCAAATTAAAGTAACACATGACAAAGAACGCACTAAACACTGGCTTACCTGCGTGATTCTACAAGCAAAGCACGTTGATCATGTGCTCTATCACCACTGGCGTCCATCTCACCTGCAGATTGGCTGCATGAGAACAAACATGACACAGAAGTAAAAGAAATCATGAATATTGACTGGAAAGAAGGCTGCTGAAAGAAGAATGATTCTTTTCAAAGGGACTAACATCTATCATATAACAGGTGAAATATTTTTGAACACAAGTTGCTGGATTTAGGACATCCAAAACTTCCAAGCTCAAGGTCATCGAAAAACGAATCAAGGTTTCATGCATTAATATGATTTGGGTATTACCAAGACAACATACATATGTAGGTGGGTCATAAATATTCAAACATCCAAGAGACATAATATAGCAGACAAAGTCACAATTAGCATTACAATGAACACAGGTACTAAACAAAAAGTAGATGACACCTTACCTGTAAATCAAGAAAACATACTGACAGGTTCACAAAAAGCTAGGCTTTCCTAGTAACAGATATCAATACCTTGAAGCTGGTTGTGGAACAAAGGGCACATATGCTGTTTCCCGCTCTGCCGCAAGCCGTTGGAGTTTCTGGAATTCCTTCAGAACTGCCTCAAAATCTCTCGCGAGCTTTGCATCAGCAACCTTTTTGCTAGGCTGCAGTTGAAATTACAGCATGTGACCATTAAAAAAGATATGGGAAGATGGTATGCAACAGAATTATAAAGAAACAGCAAGTTTAAAACTCTGAAACAATTGAAATCATGATAGCATTGCAACAGTGCGGGTGAAAGTGTGGTATTTAACTCGAGAAtgcaatcaataaataaaaggacGTCTAGATTGAAAGCATTAGGGTTATGAACACTCACTGTGACTTGAGAGTAATGATCTATTTCACTAGCTTGCTTGAGTCTGGTTGAAGTGTCTTTTACAAGCTGACTGACATGTAGCCTTGTCTTGTGCCTGCCAAGGCAAAATAAAGAAGCAATATTAACAATCTGCAATCAATTCAGTCTATCAAACATACATATGAGATACGAGAGCAGGGGGGCCAGCCGACCAGGTCAAATGTCAAATGATGAAGAGGCAATAGACAAAGCTCAACAAGTATTAGAATTGCAGGGAAGTAAATGGCAAAACTAGTTCTAGATAAATTTGCATAACAAGagttagattttaaaaaaagggaag is a genomic window containing:
- the LOC120279439 gene encoding syntaxin-22-like, with amino-acid sequence MSFEDLEAGRPLNWRKETMINGKNKEASQGVAAGIFQITTAINTFQRLVNSIGTPKDTPDLRDKLHKTRLHVSQLVKDTSTRLKQASEIDHYSQVTPSKKVADAKLARDFEAVLKEFQKLQRLAAERETAYVPFVPQPASSQSAGEMDASGDRAHDQRALLVESRRQEILQLDNEIVFNEAIIEEREQGIQEIQQQIGEVNEIFKDLAVLVHDQGIMIDDIDSNIENSSAATVQAKSQLSKAAKTQKSNSSLMCLLLVVIGVVLLIVIIILTA